From Acidobacteriota bacterium, the proteins below share one genomic window:
- a CDS encoding GIY-YIG nuclease family protein translates to MSPKRFVYIIRSDAASDRHYVGLTTDVARRLHWHNNGPSGVTARHRPWRLVVSIEFAEAEAAWRFERYLKTGLGRAFATRHFGAATG, encoded by the coding sequence ATGAGCCCAAAGCGCTTCGTCTACATCATCCGCAGCGACGCGGCCTCCGATAGGCACTACGTGGGCTTGACGACCGACGTCGCCCGGCGCCTGCACTGGCACAACAACGGACCGTCAGGCGTCACGGCGCGCCATCGACCATGGCGCCTCGTCGTCTCGATCGAGTTCGCTGAGGCTGAAGCGGCTTGGCGATTCGAACGCTACCTGAAGACGGGATTGGGGCGAGCGTTCGCAACCAGGCACTTCGGCGCCGCGACAGGCTGA